CCGCATGTACCAGAGCCGGTACTGTGGGTGAGAAACGAAGAGCAGCTCGTGTGCAGGAGGTGGAGATGGAATAACCCTCCAGGCCTAGCGCGTCTGCTGCGCTTcgcacctcctgcaccccacatggTGCTTGGCTGTTCCAAGCCGCGTGAGAAGTAGGGAGGACGGCCCTGGACTTTTCCTGGGGTTTGTGTCCAGCATTCacgctggctgcagcagcagcattagaTCTGGCTCACAACTGCCTATGCCCTGACCTCCAATGTCAGTTTATTTCAATGGTAACTATATCTTCACCTCAAAAAAAGCAGTCCCAAAAGAACTGGGCAGCTCCTTCGGCCTTCCTGTGGATATAGCCCCCAAATCCAAGAATCCCAAAGATATGCCCAGAAAGCAAAATGATCAGGGACTGTCTGTTCTTTGGCCTGAGTTAGAGATCACTGAGTCCTCATCTCTGTTTATCTCGTCGCTATCCGAAGTCACCGATTTCCTTCCCTGATCCCTCATTCCTTGGTCTGAATTCCCAGGTGGATAGTGGACATTGCTCCTTGGACTCTGGGAGCAtttccaggagcagagggaggtggTACTTGCTTTACTGCGGTGAAACAGCTGGGGTTGGGGTAGGGAAGTAGTAACTCAAGTGCTAAAGGAGAGGTGCCTTTGTAGAGTGAGCAGCTCTGGGGCAGCACTTTGGGAAAATAAGACCTTCTGATCTCTTGGGGTTCCTAAGTTTGACCTGTGCATTTTATGCATTTCAGGAAATTACTTATCTTCGCATTCCTCTGCCGGATACACCCGAGGCCAACATGTAAGTGCCAAGCCAAGGCTGCTCCAGAATCAGAGTCCCAGGGAACCTTGGAGCATGCAGGACAAACTGGGGGATAGGCACTAACTGCACTGCTGAGACCTCAAACCAGCTGATTCAGGTGGACACTCAGGATGGCACCTCACAGGAGAGTCCTGTAGGATGAAAAAATCATACTATGCTGCTGGGACGGCATCACAGTCACAGTGCAACATCCTGCCTGAGCTTAGTTTGAGAGGTCACAAGCTagttacaggtttcagagtagcagccgtgttagtctgtatctgcgaaaagaacaggagtacttgtggcaccttagagactaacaaatttacttgagcataagcttttgtgggctacagtccacttcatcggatgcatagaatggaacatatagtaagaagatatatacacatacagagaacaggaaaaggtggaagttgccctaccaactctaagaccACCTAAGCTAGTTACAGACTCCCTAAAATCAGGATGGGTGGCAGCCCGGTTACGGCACCACTAGAGAATCCAGTGGCCACAGACCACCGCGGGGGAGAGGTAGCATGCTTAGCTGAATAaaagggaggctgggggaggaagggggagagggtcACACTGTGGAGGCATAAATAACAGAGCAGGGCTGTGCAGGCCTATGCAATGCACCCAGCACTGAGGTATGCGAGCACTAACCAAGGGCTCAAGCAGACAAGCTGCCAGAGGCCAGAGATTGGCTCAATTTCATTAACTCCTGGGAAGTGCTCCTCAGTCCTTGAGTGTGCCTACTGGACTGGTGAGTAGAGCACTGGTGCCCTCCGGAagcctggcagctgctgctttggAGTCCTTTGCTGCAGGGTGCGTTGAATAGCCAGGAGCATCAGCCCCTCAGCACGGCTGGAAGCACCGATGCACCATGCTGTTAAATCAGCAGCTGTGAATGGTGCCTAGGAAAGAAGCAGTGATCACTATTTTACTTTGCTCACCTTGCCCTGCGTGCCATAGGGACACCTGCGGCTCCTGGTAAAATCCTATTTCACAGCCTGGAGTCttcattctattttatttttcctgctagCAAGAAGCACTTTAAAGAATGTATCAGTTTTATCCACTACTGTCGCCTGCATGGAGGAAACTGCCTTGTTCACTGGTAATGCTCCCTTCCAATGACCCTCGTGCAAATTCTCCCAAGTACAGCACAGTGGGAAATTGGGCTGGGCAGCAGAGTCCCCAGAAGGCCCAGGCTTTGTAGAAAACAGATTGGGCTGCAGCTTACGAACCAAAGCAAGTGTGctggtgggctctggctggggactggggtggtgcctggagtcagAGATCATGCGAgtgtctccccagcccagcttgaTTTAAGGATGCCATTGGGTTAGGGGACTGTTTGCCAAGCAGAAAGGGCAGCATTAGCTTCAATTGtaatggggaggaagaggaactgATTTGGGAGCAGGAAGTGGCTCGTGTTTTCACTTCTTCTAGGGGCTGTAATGTTTGTATAGAGATAATCAAGGTCATGGTGGAAGTGCCCTGTCTCCAGGAGAAGAAATTCTCTAAGGAGGAACTGAAATAGCCATGAAGAAAGAGGGAGCGCGTGGTGGTGGGGGTGTCCCTGAGCTTGAAGGAGGATGGctgtgagtgggggtggggacgaGGAAGAAACAGCAAAATCAAGGTCCTGATTTCCCTCCTTCTGACTCCAGCCTTGCGGGGATCTCCCGGAGCACCACCATTGTTGTCGCCTATATTATGGCGGTCACAGAGCTAAGCTGGCAAGAGGTATTGCAGGCGGTAACAGCAGTGCGGCCGATTGCCAATCCCAACCCCGGCTtcaagcagcagctggaggagttTGGCCGTGGCCCCGCACGAAAGGTGAGAACAGAAGGCTGGGTATTGCCATGGTAATTGTGGTCAGTCCTTATATAACGCTTCCCAAGCACTGTGCAAGCCCAGGGAGAGGAGGACTCAGAATCCCCAAAGAGCAAGGGAGAGCTTGGAAccgagagagagaaaagaagttcATTAGAAAGAGATGGATCAAGACGTGGGATCCAGCGGTggaggaaggcatcagagagATCTGTAATCCTCCACAGAGAAGATAGGCTGTCCTGGGAATCTCTCTCAATGAGAGAGGCACACAATCCACCCTCCTTCCAAACACAGCATATGGCCAGGCCACCAGGGCTAGCACCTCGCCAGGCCTATAGGACCCAGACTCCTGCCCGTAGCTTGGACCAGGTCCCCACCAGGTCACTGTAGCACTCATCGCCTGCTTGACCATTCTGCAGTGCCCTGCCACTTCATTCCTATCGGTCACTCACCTGGCCACAAGCACAAACCAGGGGCATGTTCCTTGACCCATTTAACAGGACAACCTAGGTAATTACAGGCTTGTTTGCCTGACGTCAATCCCAGGCAGGTAGTGGAGCAGCTGACACAGGCCTCGATTAATAATGAATAAAGGAGGGCATTGTAATTAATGCAAGCAGCATGGGTTTATGGCAAATAGATTATGTCAAACTCATATATATACTTCTgtgaggcatttgacttggtatcaaATTAtgttttgattaagaaactacaacgatataaaattaacatggcacacactggctactgataggtctcaaaatgtaattgtaaatggggactAGTCATCCAGGCAGTATGTTTACAGTGCGGTCCCACgaggattggttcttggccctatgctatttaacatttttatcagtgacttggaagaaaacataaaatcctcactgataaagtctgcagatgacacaaaaattggggagtgATAAATAACGGAGAAgagcaggtcactgattcagagcaatctggatcacttggtaaactggatgcaagcaaactatgcattttaatatggctaaatggaTATGTATTTATCTAGGAATAAAGAACAATGGCCACGCTGCCAGGATggaggactctgtcctgggaagtagtgactctgatggtggataatcaactgaacatgagctcccagagtgCCACTGTGGCCAAAAGCGTgaatctgggatgcataaacaggggaatcttgagcaggagcagaggggttattttacctctgtgtttggcacagATGTAACTGCTggtggaatcctgtgtccagttctggtgcccactgtccaagaaggctgttgataaattagagtcagttcagagaacataagaacttaagaacggccgtaccgagtcagaccgaaggtccatctagcccagtatctgtctaccgacagtggccaatgccaggtgccccagagggagtgaacctaacaggcaatgatcaagtgatctctctcctgccatccatctccatcctctgacaaacagaggctagggacaccaatcctgcccagcctggctaatagccattttggACTTAACccacatgaatttatccagttctcttttaaatgctgttatagtcctagcattcacaacctcctcaggcaaggagttccaaaaGTTGACTGTTGCGCTGCATGAagagaactttcttttatttgttttaagcctgctgccattattcatttggtggccccatTTCTtgattatgggaacaagtaaataacttttccttaccactttctccacatcactcatgattttatatacctctatcatatcctcccttagtctccttctTTCAAGCTggagagtcctagcctctttaatctttcctcatatgggatcctctccaaacccctaatcattttagttgcccttttcagaaccttttctagtgcctgtatatcttttttgaggtgaggagaccacatctatacacagtattcgagatgtgggcgtaccatggatttatataagggcaacaATATATTCTCAGAGCCATGAAAATGTTTCAAGGATTAGAAAAAAcagtttagagagagagattgaaggaGCTCAGTCTCTTTAGCTTAAGAAAGCTTAAGGGGTGGCTTGACtacagtctacaagtacctacatggggaacaaatattgaataacGCTCTCgccagtctagcagagaaaggtccaACACAATGCactggctggaagtggaagctagacacattcagactggaaataatacactctccccatcctccaGTACCGTGCATGTCACCTCTCGGCCTCCCTTGCATCAAATGTTGCAGGATCACCAATTCCCAGGACCTTGGATTTCTGTCCATTTGAAATATGGCATCTGCCGCAGCCCAAGCTGGGTTATTGGTTTGCTTCTGATGGCAAAGGAAAAGGACCACCTATAGAGCCATCAACACCTGTTACACCTCAATATATCCTGGAGGTTGCCCGTCTAAATACTGAGCCAATACATTTCCCTTTACAGGGGCCAGTTCCTCAGTTGGTGCGAATGAGTATCACTATTGGCTTCCATTGAGCTACCCAGATTAATactagatgaggatctggcccataacatGTGGCTAGTGCAAGAGAGAGACAGGAGGGGGGTCTAGGAGCCCTGTGAGAGGAGAATAGGCCACAGTATGTTACAGCACATGTTCAGCCTCAGGAATTCTGCACTTTGTGACACAGCTGAACAAGGCCATCACAAATCTCTGAAGTACctgggcattggccactgtcaggagacaggatactgggctagatggaccattggtctgaccaagcatggccattcttatgttctccttgCACCCTGCAGATTCACAGACACCTGGAGCAGAGATATGGAGCTGACATGTTCAATGATGAGGAGGAGATAAGGCTCCTGCTTCCAGCAGACAGAGAAGGCACATCCAGGACAGATGGACCCGTGCAGGGACTGGTGCCAAGGAGCAGAGACATCAAGAACACAGTCCCCTTTCTGCTGCGAGTGAAGCAGACGTTCTCCTGCATCCCCACCTGTCTGAAGTGAGTccagctgaggcacagagtggagGGAAGTGAGGCATTCTGGGAAAGTCCATAGCCTAATGTATCAGAGTGGCAAATGCCAAGGCCTAGAAAGGGACATCCCTGCTATTGTATGTCAAGGGAGAGGTATGGTCCAGCGGAGcaagcacaggcctgggagccaggaactcctgggttccCATCCAAGCTCTGTAGTctttctgtggccttgggcaagtcacctaacatctgcttcagtttccccatctaaagTGTAGGGGGTTAATTCTTATGTTTCTATTTCCCAAGCTGTTGTGAGGGGTGGTTAGTAAATATACAGAGGGCAGTGGGAGGGTTAGATGTGCTGACTGTCATCACAAGTGAACAGAAGGGCCTTGAGCACCCAGCACTGAGCCCCGGCTTACTGAGTGCTACAAATCagctgtgcaggaggggatttTTCTGCTGCCAAGAGCTGGTGttggaaagcagcagccaaggaGGGACTTTGCCAGCAACTGTAACACTTCAATAAATGCTGCCCTGAACccatacaaataaaataaggCCTGGGGGGATGTCTCTTTATAGATGAGGATTTTTCCTCAGCAAGTGGTTTCCATTGTCCGGGGGGATTGtataagaagtgtgtgtgtgttttccattaAACCCAGTACAGCAGCCAGGAGACAGCGCTCATTCAGGCAGAGGTCCAGATGTAGGCAACGGTGAATGGTGTGTTAACGGGGTTGCACTACATTTCTCCTAATCCTAGTGTGGTCTCCCACAGGGGGCCAATAATATTTAACACAGGGCCATGTATCGCTAGAGCTGAATATGAAGCCCTTGTGTTTGAAGACTTTTTACATACTTATTTCTTAATAAACATCTCGTCAGTGCAGAGTTTTATGTACAtttcagcacagggcagagtTCGCTCTGAAAAAAGGGGTGTGCTGATTGGGGAAGGCTGGGAGTGAGCATGGCTCTCTGGAGCCAGAAATAGCCTTTGGGAGTATGTAACATCCCTGCCACCGGTGCTCCCGCGTGGCCACAGTGTGGACTAGGACGTTAATTATTAATGCGTACTGCTAGTTTAGTTACACAGTGCCTAATGTGCACCAGTGCTTTGCAGAGCAAATAAAGAGACAAAATCTCTGCCTTGAAGATCTTACACAGCCCATGGCCCCAGTCCCACAGGGATCTTCACCCACGAGAACCTCTGCATCTGCAGAGAGCTCCATGGACATCACAGAAGGCAATGCAGGCATGGGGCTCTGTCTGTATAGAGCTCAGGATCAGAGCCTGACATCATTCCAGCTGTTTTGGACATTAAAGTTAATAAATTAGCAATAAAAACTCTATTTAGGAATGTCCCCCTTCACCCTCTGTCCTGACCTCTAGTACTGCCCCTCCCATGGCAGCAATGTCCCACCATCTCAGTCCTGGGTGACGAGAGCTTGGAGGCCCATGTGTGAAAGTGCAATTCTAAAAAAGAGTGAACTAAAGAATTCATACAGCTGTGTCCCCGAGTGCAGACTGCCAAAGAGACATGCCTGGCAAGCGCCCCGGGAGCCTGGATAGCAAAAGGATGTTGACTTTATCCCTACCACACCAGAGTTAAATACCCAACAAACCTGCACCTTAGGGCACCATATTCCTGCCTCTACATTACCCAGAAAAATCAGAGGACAGATCATCATCATAACGACTGCTGCTGCCTGACACCCTGGAGATTCCTGGGCAAGGAGCTCTTTGGCGGGACACATGAATCTGATTGGATTCCTAGCCTGCAGGCTCTTCAGGACATGGGCTCTATCTACATAGATGTCTGTGCAGCACCGGGCACACTGGTGCCTTAATCCTCCCTGTGTGTTACAGCAGACGAATTGAATACCAGTCATCTTGAAGTGCTCGACAAGTATGCTGGATTTCTATGATTCAATGCTAAGCATTTTCCTATGGGCGATGCCATTGACTATCCCCACACTGTGAGCTATGAGcgtgattcccctgcttgtgttCACATGCCAGTGCTGGGCATTGCAGCCAGGAAGGCCCAGGGAGCGAGAGTGGAGGCATGGCTGAGAAGTGCCAAGTGCAAACCCACCTGAGGCCAGTGGATATGTACTTGCCGCTGCCCTGTGCTcctgtgtctacactgctgtttgtaCTCACACTAGCTCCAGGAGTGTTAGTGTGAGTCCGTGTATAGGAGCAGGGGAAATTGCCGCATGCTTGTATTGCAGACACAGCCGTAGTTCGGCTCTGTGTTGCCCACACTGCACCCTTGTTCAGGAGCCCTGTTCTTATGCTAGGCAGAGGCTGGCTAACAGCTCAGAGCCTGCCGGAGGTGGTGACATTCTGAAAACCAGACATGCCCTTGTCACCCAGCCCTCCCTTTGCTGGACAGTCCCCAGCCTACTGTGTTCAGGTCCCACCGCACTGGGCCCGGCGTCTGCTCTTACATGTCCCTTGGTCTGAGTAGGCTGCAGCCTCCATCTGTTGTCCCTTCGCAGAAATGGGACCCGCAGCccagctgccccaggccctgtgctGACTGCCCTGTCGTTTAAATCCACCCTCTCCCAAGGCTCTAGCCATGTGGGCACTCAGGGTTTACAGTTCACCTCTTCCGGGACATGCTCTAGTGAAAGCAGACAGCCACATGGGCTTTGTGAGGGTTTCCAAAACAGCCATTGGCCCCTCCTGCGCACCgcaactcctcctcctctgtgtgCAGAGAGTTTCCTTCTTCCATAGCAGGTCATGCAGCTAAGTGAGACCCCTCTGCTTCAACATGCCCCTTTGTGCCTCCACCCTACCCACTAACCCAAGCTTCCTGTGTCTCTGCGGGTTCCTCTGAGTTCCCCTTTTCAATTCCTCAGCCTTTGGGTTTTTTAATGGTTGTGGTTTCTAGGTTCCCTGGTTTCTCTTTTTGGGAAAATTCCATGGCTTCAAACTCCAGCCCCACAGACAGATGTGGCCAGCTGGTTTCTCCGACTTCAGCCATCCTATTGTTCAGAGGTGCTCCCACTGGAATGGGAGCGATCTAGGTATAATGATAACGAGCCTCCATTGCCCCTGGACTGGGAGACATTGTGGCACAACCCTGACAGCACACGGAGGATTCCACTTGCACGGAGGCACCTGATGTTACAGCAATTTCATAgcatcaaccagaattcataacTTGTACATCGAGAGATTCCCCCATGCCTGCAGTGGTATGTTCCTCATGCCAGGGTCCCACATTCTCTCCTCCCAGGCGAGCCACTGCGTGTtccccattattatttattttctttctggctGGGAGAGGAGTCACTCAGGATGTCAACATGTTAAACCCCATTGGGATGATGAGCGGAGCAGAAATGCATAAATgcactctgatcatctagtctgaccttttgtaCAACATAGGCCACAGGTCTGCCAGGATTGCCAGCCCCACATGTTCAAAAATCAGGattcaggctcaccaaaaatcatgagattatgtaaaaataacagaTGTGGtgatctttttatttgccttctgtttttgagCCTGTAGAGTGCACTAGGGTCACATTTTggagctttctccacagccatgatggctagaaatgtactttttctttaagaatgaaggctgatgTCATCCCagatccacttgactccaggagctggggctttaaggaaaacaataattatcatgagacttgGCAACActggacttccctgaattaattttgGTTTGAACTAGGGTATAACTAGAGCGGGGCCATCGTGCTAGAACGTGCGAATGGCTACCATTACCTAGTACTTTGCTCTACAGTCAATTAACAGACCTAGTTGAAGCTGATGGGTGTGCTAACCTGATGCAAAGGGTACAGCATGTCCACCATTTCCCCTGGTGTTCCAATTGTCActaaaatcaatagggttctcCCCAGGGATGCCTAGAACTTTCCCtggaattttggaattgatcagatgcaGTTGTCAGAAGTTCTCATGTTACAGATGTAGAAATGCCGCTGAGATGAGTGTAGAACTTGCTTCACTTGGCCAGTTATAGAGTtttaggccctgattttcagCCAGTGAAGACACAGAGGTACATATGCAGCTGCACACCTAACTTGTGCATAATGCAACTGCACACCTGGATCAGGTAGCTACACACATATAACTAAGCAGATGTATTTGCGTATACAGTTTCCTAGTTTGCATGCTGAAGTGTCAGACACAGTTACCAGTTAGGCACACATTTTGTGCAGGCAGTATTCACCTAAACTATTAAAATCCAGCCCTTGCTGGCAAAGcagaaatgtatttatatttgtgGATGTGGTTGTGTGTATTTGAAGTGCAGCTGAGGGCAGGGTTAATATTTAACTCCATTTTTGCAACACTAGTTCATTAGCATACAAAGTAGAAAGATTATTAAGCAGCCTCACTTTCCTCCTGCAAATGCTGCCTAGGAATCCAGACCAGGGACAATTAGATCTCTCCTGTTCAGTATGTCACTGCCTCAGCTATTAGGAGAACACATGAAATCCCTGGCTGATAAGAACATGTACAGTATGAAACTCTCCCCAATTTATATGTGGCTGGATGACAAGTTAATGGGCTCAGATTATCCCCTGGGCTCTGGATTTGATCTATGGAGGCCACTGGAATGGGGTGTTTAATGCCCTGAGGGCTTCACAGTACATTtcccaggagaggaggagggacatAAGTGCTTCTTCAGTGAAATAGACGCGATGAATTCACTGACTCCCTTTTGATGGAGTTAAATGGTCTGACTTGCCCTTGTTGAGGAGAGAACAGTATGTCACACCAGCTACCTAGGTAAAGTGTTACCATGCTAGAGTCAAAAGCCATCCTTGCCCACCGCCCATACACATCGCTGTCACCTCCCTCTTAGCTGTCCTGCCTAGTCTTCCTTTCCTGGAAATTGGCCGGGACGCTGGCTCCTGGCCTGAGTCAAACTGAGATTTCACTGCATCACAGAGACCAGCCTGATGGAATTCCCCTCCGTAGTGAGTGCGGTAAGAAGAGTGATTTCCTGTGCTTCTCGATTTCCCCCACCCAACCGCCTCGAAACCAGTTCTCGCAAGCGAAAGTTTCCCGGTGCACCGGGTAACACAGAGTGAGAATGCAGGCAGAAATTAACAGCAAGGAGGCCCCTGCCTTCCATCACTTGCGCAAGCTTTGCCTGCGAACGTTTCTCCTCTGTGACAGTGGATTGATCCTAACCTGGAGTTTCACCCTCCAACCCCCTGAAATGcacatctgccaactccctcGGGGGCAGCAGCAGGTTCTTCAGGGCAAAACATTCAGGCTCCAAAGTGGTGCCTTTATTCTATCATTGCCCATGGTTCAGTGTCTGGGTGCTAGGTACATCACAGCATAAAGCCAAGGCCCCTGACGCAGGCAGCTTGCAGTCAAGATACACAATGCGCAGAGATGCCAGACCAAGGAGGGAGGGATTCCACATTATCACTATTTGCTTTTTCTAGTGGCCCATTTTTGTGAATCTTAGGGGGGTTTGACCCAACCCATCCCTCGTTGCCAGGCAAATCCTTCAGGAAATCCTTTAGTCTCAGCTCTGCCCACAGGTACACGCATCCAAGCCCACTGGCGATGTAGAGCCCAAtcgcattgaaatcaatggaaagctCCCCtgggctttgctgaattggggagctggagcaggcctGGGGGAGCGGGGGTATATCTGGATCTGAGCGAGATTGGGTGGATGTGCCAGATCAGGCCCATTGCATAAGGAGAATGATCTCTCTGGCTCCGCAGTGTCCCATGTACAATACCCACCCTGCTGGAACAGAGCAGAAACACTCCAGCTTGCCAGACAGGTTGCAAGGGCTCCAGAAACATACCCTGTGTGCCTGGGCGTCCATCCTAGGGCACACCTGCCTTGTAGGGCCACTGCAGGCATCCCCTGCCTCAGCTTTCCTCTCCCAGGTGGGGCCCTTCAGCCTTCCCCACGCAGGCTGGATTTCATGCCAGGACTCAGCCCTTCAGCTGAGTAACTAAAACTTTACTCCTTCCACATAACAAGAGCCCAGCCCAACACGAAGTTCTTCCTCCTGCTACCCAGCCTCCTGGGCTTCCGTGAAGTCTCTCTGTTCTGGGACAGAGCACTGACTCGCAGGCTAAACTTGCTCCCTGGGGTTCCTGCCCCTCCATGAGTTCTCTGCCCTTCTGTGAGGCCCAGGAGTTCATCGTGCTGCCACCTGACCCAGGAGGAGTCTCGCTCCCTTAGGG
The window above is part of the Chelonoidis abingdonii isolate Lonesome George chromosome 14, CheloAbing_2.0, whole genome shotgun sequence genome. Proteins encoded here:
- the DUSP15 gene encoding dual specificity protein phosphatase 15, which produces MGNGMNKVLPGLYLGNFIDAKDLEQLSRNKITHIISIHDSPQPLLQEITYLRIPLPDTPEANIKKHFKECISFIHYCRLHGGNCLVHCLAGISRSTTIVVAYIMAVTELSWQEVLQAVTAVRPIANPNPGFKQQLEEFGRGPARKIHRHLEQRYGADMFNDEEEIRLLLPADREGTSRTDGPVQGLVPRSRDIKNTVPFLLRVKQTFSCIPTCLK